From one Amaranthus tricolor cultivar Red isolate AtriRed21 chromosome 17, ASM2621246v1, whole genome shotgun sequence genomic stretch:
- the LOC130803960 gene encoding vacuolar-processing enzyme-like, protein MAFQHSYILILLFPLLTQLTQCRLTQDTFNTAFETSSNSYGYEGTNWAVLIAGSQGYGNYRHQADICHAYQILKRGGLKDENIIVFMYDDIAYNEENPRKGIIINNPKGGDVYKGVPKDYTGKSLTSHNFLAAILGNKTAIKGGSGKVVNSGPNDRIFIYYSDHGSPGVLTMPNDDDLYAKDFINTLKKKYQMGTYKSMVIYVEACEAGSMFAGLIQKEWNIYVTTASNPEESSWATYCPGSDKSVPSQYDTCLGDLYSVAWMEDSDSHYSQSETLKQQYQVVKARTLAAGDEGSHVMEYGSMEFTQDTLSVYMGSSAPVTGHKHHKGGNHNPPTSLIPVEQHEADILYLKNKVLRAPEGSLKRKEAQKELDAALSHRENVDCTFEEIGKSLFGDENGITMIKKVRPNGNPIVDDWDCFKTMAATYKTHCGQLSTYGKKHMRAFANMCNAGIQPSQLAKVASQLCGK, encoded by the exons ATGGCTTTCCAACATTCTTACATCTTAATCTTGCTCTTCCCATTACTCACTCAACTAACCCAATGCCGTTTAACACAAGACACCTTTAACACAGCTTTTGAAACTTCATCTAATTCTTACGGTTATGAAGGAACCAATTGGGCGGTACTTATTGCTGGTTCCCAAGGATATGGTAATTACAGACACCAG GCTGATATTTGTCATGCTTACCAAATCTTAAAGAGGGGAGGTCTCAAAgatgaaaatattattgttttcatgTATGATGACATAGCTTATAACGAAGAAAATCCGAGAAAAGGAATTATTATCAATAACCCAAAAGGAGGTGACGTTTACAAAGGAGTTCCTAAG GACTACACGGGCAAAAGTTTGACTAGCCACAATTTTTTGGCTGCTATACTTGGAAATAAAACAGCTATAAAAGGAGGTAGTGGCAAAGTTGTAAATAGTGGCCCAAATGATCGTATTTTTATTTACTATTCTGATCATGGAAGTCCTGGTGTACTCA CGATGcctaatgatgatgatttatatGCCAAAGACTTCATTAACACCTTGAAGAAAAAATACCAAATGGGAACATACAAAAGCATG GTGATATATGTAGAAGCTTGTGAAGCAGGTAGCATGTTTGCGGGTTTGATACAGAAAGAATGGAATATATATGTGACAACCGCATCAAATCCTGAAGAAAGCAGTTGGGCAACATATTGTCCTGGCTCTGATAAGAGTGTTCCCTCTCAATATGATACATGTTTAGGAGACTTATATAGTGTTGCATGGATGGAAGAtag CGACTCGCATTATAGTCAGTCAGAGACGCTGAAACAACAGTATCAAGTG GTAAAAGCTCGGACTTTAGCAGCAGGAGACGAGGGATCTCATGTGATGGAATATGGTAGTATGGAGTTTACGCAGGACACTCTTTCAGTTTACATGGGATCATCAGCTCCTGTTACTGGCCATAAACATCACAAAGGTGGTAACCACAATCCCCCTACTTCACTTATCCCTGTTGAACAACATGAAGCTGACATtctctatttgaaaaataag GTTTTAAGAGCACCAGAGGGGTCTCTTAAGCGTAAAGAAGCACAAAAAGAATTAGATGCGGCATTGTCACATAGAGAGAACGTAGATTGTACCTTTGAAGAAATTGGAAAATCTCtatttggtgatgaaaatggcATTACCATGATTAAGAAAGTCCGACCTAATGGAAACCCTATTGTTGACGATTGGGATTGTTTCAAAACTATG GCTGCTACCTATAAGACACATTGTGGACAGCTCTCCACATATGGAAAGAAGCATATGAGGGCCTTTGCAAATATGTGCAATGCTGGAATTCAACCATCTCAATTGGCTAAAGTTGCATCACAACTTTGTggaaaataa
- the LOC130803961 gene encoding vacuolar-processing enzyme-like, which translates to MAMHYLRVTLLAFTLALSSIVEGRFTSEMLNYPSDGGTKWAVLIAGSLGYENYRHQADICHAYQIMRKGGMKEENIIVFMYDDIAYNEDNPKPGAIINRPGGENVYPHVPKDYTGKNVTTNNVFAVLLGNKKALIGGSGKVLKSGPKDHVFLYYADHGGPGLLAMPNSDEDIYAKDLIQVLKSMHAAKSYKTMAIYVEACESGSMFDGLLPKDLNIYVTTASNPKENSYACYCGGDPGVPPEYNNTCLGDLYSISWLEDSDKKDPRKETLEQQYTAVKKRTNMSHVMQYGDVKLSTEFLSVYFISNTSKHNQTYPPPNQSEPIIPHAIEQREADLIYFKEMVRRAPVGSTKRIEAEKRLDEVISQRKHVDESVQAIANVLFEDVDAAHSYLTMVRPAGQPLVDDWDCLKTMVKIYEAHCGHLQSYGKKYMRAFANFCNAGVHQEWMAQASIQVCAK; encoded by the exons ATGGCTATGCACTACTTAAGGGTGACGTTATTAGCCTTTACATTGGCTTTGTCCTCAATTGTTGAAGGGCGTTTTACAAGTGAAATGCTAAATTATCCTTCTGATGGAGGAACTAAATGGGCAGTCTTAATTGCTGGCTCTCTTGGTTATGAAAATTATAGGCACCAG GCCGATATTTGTCATGCATATCAAATAATGAGAAAAGGTGGAATGAAAGAAGAAAACATAATTGTTTTCATGTATGATGATATTGCATATAATGAAGATAACCCTAAACCAGGTGCTATCATCAATCGTCCAGGAGGTGAAAATGTTTATCCACATGTTCCCAAG GACTATACGGGGAAGAATGTGACTACTAACAATGTGTTTGCCGTATTACTTGGTAATAAAAAGGCCCTTATAGGAGGTAGTGGTAAGGTTTTGAAAAGTGGTCCAAAAGATCATGTTTTCTTATATTATGCTGACCATGGAGGCCCTGGGCTGCTTG CAATGCCGAATTCAGATGAAGATATATACGCCAAGGACTTGATACAGGTTTTGAAGAGCATGCATGCTGCCAAGTCCTACAAAACTATG GCAATTTATGTAGAGGCTTGTGAATCTGGAAGCATGTTTGATGGTCTTTTGCCAAAAGATCTGAATATTTATGTGACAACTGCATCAAACCCTAAAGAGAACAGTTATGCGTGCTATTGTGGTGGAGACCCTGGTGTGCCTCCTGAGTATAACAATACTTGTTTGGGTGATTTATATAGTATCTCTTGGTTGGAAGATAG TGACAAAAAAGATCCAAGAAAGGAAACTTTGGAACAACAATATACTGCG GTgaaaaagagaacaaatatgTCTCATGTAATGCAATATGGTGATGTTAAATTAAGTACAGAATTCCTGTCTGTTTACTTCATTTCCAACACCTCCAAGCATAACCAAACTTATCCTCCACCAAACCAATCCGAGCCAATCATTCCACATGCAATTGAACAACGCGAAGCTGATCTTATTTACTTCAAAGAAATG gttcGAAGAGCTCCTGTGGGGTCCACGAAGAGAATAGAGGCTGAAAAACGTTTAGACGAAGTGATATCCCAACGTAAACATGTAGATGAAAGTGTGCAAGCCATAGCGAATGTTTTATTTGAAGATGTAGACGCTGCTCATTCTTATCTTACAATGGTTAGGCCTGCTGGTCAACCTCTTGTTGATGATTGGGATTGCCTCAAAACAATG GTCAAAATATATGAAGCACATTGTGGACACTTACAAAGCTATGGGAAAAAGTATATGCGGGCATTTGCAAACTTTTGCAATGCAGGAGTTCATCAGGAATGGATGGCTCAAGCTTCAATTCAAGTTTGTGCTAAGTGA
- the LOC130803962 gene encoding protein DETOXIFICATION 12-like isoform X1: MEEGLLVKKEEEEQGLKWKEIREEMNRMCKIAGPMIAVMMSQYMIQVVTLMMVGHLGNLYLASTSLAVSLAAVTGFSLMVGMSGGLETISGQAYGAKQYMKVGTQTYTAIFSLTILVIPLSIIWINMGKLLIILGQDPLVAHEAGKFMTYLVPTLFAYAVFQPLVRYFQSQSLVVPMFLSSCATLCLHIPLCWALVYKSGLQNLGGAIAMGLSNWLNAIFLALYMKFSPSCAATRSPLSMDIFHGIEEFLRFAIPSSAMVCFEWWSYELVILLSGLLPNAELETSVLSVCLTTTSTLFAIPYGISSAASTRVANELGAENPQAARTAAHGAVILGVANGILVSAILYATRNLFGYCFSSEKDVIKYISSLAYLVCANALLDSIQAVISGVARGCGWQHIGSFVNLVAFYVVGIPVAAGLAFWMRLNGTGLRVGILCVAITQTVCLAIISSRTNWEVESRKARRRKLES, encoded by the exons ATGGAAGAAGGGTTGTTAgtaaagaaggaagaagaagaacaggGATTAAAATGGAAAGAAATAAGAGAAGAAATGAATAGAATGTGCAAAATTGCAGGGCCAATGATAGCAGTAATGATGTCTCAGTATATGATTCAGGTTGTAACTTTGATGATGGTGGGTCATCTTGGTAACCTTTACTTGGCTAGTACTTCTCTTGCTGTTTCTCTTGCTGCTGTTACCGGCTTCAGCCTCATG GTTGGGATGTCAGGTGGATTGGAGACTATAAGCGGGCAAGCATATGGTGCAAAACAATACATGAAAGTAGGAACTCAAACATACACGGCCATTTTCTCCCTCACTATATTGGTTATCCCACTAAGCATCATATGGATAAATATGGGCAAATTACTCATAATCTTAGGCCAAGATCCTTTAGTTGCACATGAAGCTGGTAAATTTATGACATATCTTGTGCCAACACTCTTTGCTTATGCGGTGTTTCAACCCCTCGTTCGATACTTTCAATCGCAAAGCCTGGTCGTTCCTATGTTCCTAAGTTCGTGTGCTACTCTTTGCTTACATATACCCCTTTGTTGGGCTTTGGTTTACAAGTCTGGGCTACAAAATCTTGGAGGGGCTATCGCAATGGGATTGTCGAACTGGCTTAATGCCATTTTTCTTGCATTGTACATGAAGTTCTCGCCCTCATGTGCTGCTACTCGTTCTCCACTTTCCATGGATATCTTCCATGGCATAGAAGAGTTTCTTCGTTTTGCTATTCCGTCTTCTGCAATGGTTTG TTTTGAGTGGTGGTCATACGAATTGGTGATTTTACTATCCGGGCTTTTGCCAAATGCAGAACTCGAGACCTCTGTTCTTTCTGTCTG CTTGACAACTACTTCCACACTGTTTGCAATACCTTATGGAATTTCATCTGCTGCAAG CACAAGAGTTGCGAATGAACTTGGGGCGGAAAACCCACAAGCAGCTCGTACAGCAGCTCATGGAGCTGTCATACTAGGGGTTGCAAACGGTATACTGGTGAGCGCAATCCTATACGCTACTCGAAATCTTTTCGGGTATTGTTTCAGCAGCGAGAAAGATGTTATAAAGTATATCAGTTCTTTGGCATATTTGGTTTGTGCTAATGCTCTACTGGATAGTATACAAGCAGTCATTTCAG GGGTTGCAAGAGGGTGCGGGTGGCAACATATAGGTTCGTTCGTGAATCTCGTTGCATTCTATGTTGTGGGAATACCGGTTGCAGCTGGATTAGCCTTCTGGATGCGGCTCAATGGAACAGGTCTTCGGGTTGGGATTCTTTGTGTTGCCATAACTCAGACGGTCTGTCTAGCTATTATAAGTAGCCGTACCAACTGGGAAGTGGAg TCAAGGAAAGCTAGAAGAAGAAAGCTTGAGAGTTAA
- the LOC130803962 gene encoding protein DETOXIFICATION 12-like isoform X2 has product MEEGLLVKKEEEEQGLKWKEIREEMNRMCKIAGPMIAVMMSQYMIQVVTLMMVGHLGNLYLASTSLAVSLAAVTGFSLMVGMSGGLETISGQAYGAKQYMKVGTQTYTAIFSLTILVIPLSIIWINMGKLLIILGQDPLVAHEAGKFMTYLVPTLFAYAVFQPLVRYFQSQSLVVPMFLSSCATLCLHIPLCWALVYKSGLQNLGGAIAMGLSNWLNAIFLALYMKFSPSCAATRSPLSMDIFHGIEEFLRFAIPSSAMVCFEWWSYELVILLSGLLPNAELETSVLSVCLTTTSTLFAIPYGISSAASTRVANELGAENPQAARTAAHGAVILGVANGILVSAILYATRNLFGYCFSSEKDVIKYISSLAYLVCANALLDSIQAVISVIATFRGCKRVRVATYRFVRESRCILCCGNTGCSWISLLDAAQWNRSSGWDSLCCHNSDGLSSYYK; this is encoded by the exons ATGGAAGAAGGGTTGTTAgtaaagaaggaagaagaagaacaggGATTAAAATGGAAAGAAATAAGAGAAGAAATGAATAGAATGTGCAAAATTGCAGGGCCAATGATAGCAGTAATGATGTCTCAGTATATGATTCAGGTTGTAACTTTGATGATGGTGGGTCATCTTGGTAACCTTTACTTGGCTAGTACTTCTCTTGCTGTTTCTCTTGCTGCTGTTACCGGCTTCAGCCTCATG GTTGGGATGTCAGGTGGATTGGAGACTATAAGCGGGCAAGCATATGGTGCAAAACAATACATGAAAGTAGGAACTCAAACATACACGGCCATTTTCTCCCTCACTATATTGGTTATCCCACTAAGCATCATATGGATAAATATGGGCAAATTACTCATAATCTTAGGCCAAGATCCTTTAGTTGCACATGAAGCTGGTAAATTTATGACATATCTTGTGCCAACACTCTTTGCTTATGCGGTGTTTCAACCCCTCGTTCGATACTTTCAATCGCAAAGCCTGGTCGTTCCTATGTTCCTAAGTTCGTGTGCTACTCTTTGCTTACATATACCCCTTTGTTGGGCTTTGGTTTACAAGTCTGGGCTACAAAATCTTGGAGGGGCTATCGCAATGGGATTGTCGAACTGGCTTAATGCCATTTTTCTTGCATTGTACATGAAGTTCTCGCCCTCATGTGCTGCTACTCGTTCTCCACTTTCCATGGATATCTTCCATGGCATAGAAGAGTTTCTTCGTTTTGCTATTCCGTCTTCTGCAATGGTTTG TTTTGAGTGGTGGTCATACGAATTGGTGATTTTACTATCCGGGCTTTTGCCAAATGCAGAACTCGAGACCTCTGTTCTTTCTGTCTG CTTGACAACTACTTCCACACTGTTTGCAATACCTTATGGAATTTCATCTGCTGCAAG CACAAGAGTTGCGAATGAACTTGGGGCGGAAAACCCACAAGCAGCTCGTACAGCAGCTCATGGAGCTGTCATACTAGGGGTTGCAAACGGTATACTGGTGAGCGCAATCCTATACGCTACTCGAAATCTTTTCGGGTATTGTTTCAGCAGCGAGAAAGATGTTATAAAGTATATCAGTTCTTTGGCATATTTGGTTTGTGCTAATGCTCTACTGGATAGTATACAAGCAGTCATTTCAG TGATTGCAACTTTCAGGGGTTGCAAGAGGGTGCGGGTGGCAACATATAGGTTCGTTCGTGAATCTCGTTGCATTCTATGTTGTGGGAATACCGGTTGCAGCTGGATTAGCCTTCTGGATGCGGCTCAATGGAACAGGTCTTCGGGTTGGGATTCTTTGTGTTGCCATAACTCAGACGGTCTGTCTAGCTATTATAAGTAG